The DNA sequence atagattaaacaaaatatgaatttacgaATATAGAAGAGTGCGGCAAATTgcattacataataaaattataatttaagttTACTCACGAGAGTTTACCGGAAACTAAAAGGAGAGCTAGGCACAAGCTGGAATGCGAAGATAGTGCACTGAAACTGACGATAAGTGTACTCTTAATACCTGGTTCTACGTTTAAAATGGGTACTTCTGGATGATCAAAGATAAAATGATGCGTCAGTGCTGAAAAAGCTACATTTATGGCACAATCAATTCGCGGACAACGAATTGGCCTACGAGAACATTCTGAAGTAATTTGTCCGTTCACTTTTGTTTGATATAAATCATAGTAGCTGTATTGTTGCTTTGGTTTACATATATTTCCCTCTTCTCGAGTATTACTTTGATCTTTAATTTGTTCGTAATCAAAACTTTCTTCAGAATcttgaatattgtaatatccCAAAACGTTTTGTTCAATATTAGGCGATGTGGTCAAATGATTTTGATTCCAAGTTTTAACATATGATTCTTCAACATTTAGAGGCATGCATTGTTGTACACGCTGATGCATATAGTGTTTTGGTTGTTGCCGTGAGACTTGTGTCCTTGTCTGCGTGTGTATGGAATTAAAACTGGTGTTGCTTTCTCGTGATAAACTTATGTTTGATTGTTGAAATTGTGGATGACAAAGAATACAACCCGGAGCTGTAACATATAActgttgtttaaaaatttgttcttttatttccttGGACTTATAAGTTAATTTATCCAATTTGGACTTCATGAATGTATTACatgaaattaaagattaaaattgtatagaaaaataaaattttgataaaaaatatattttgattagAAACACATTTTTGAATCAAATACAATTATGATTAGaagaatataattgtaaaattgtgcATCAATTAACCTGATGGGATTATGAAATGCTGAATGCAACGTTCACACAACATATGTCCCTCAGAACAAGGAACATGATTATTAAAACTAGAATTTATGTTTCCAAGAGGATGATGGCAAATAGTACAGGGACCAAACATTGTGTTTGTTTGCAATACACCGTcactttgttctttttttctttcttcttcattaGACATTCTAATCCTAAAATGTTTTTCTCCTTGCATCCTTTTTTCATCACTTAGTGTTTTTGAGTCTGCTTGCTAAAAGAATTCTGTCAAGCTATATATTACATTCACAATTTTGAATCTTAAAATGCTTGAATACCCAATCATGCGCCTCGTTCTGATTCTTTATCAGGTTGCAGTATGCTTTGTTAACTcgacgattttctttttccatttctgcTTTTAGATACTTGGGTCAACTTGTATATCTCCCTGAATGATAACCTTTAATGATAGACTCTTGTATGTCGTTAAAGTACGTACTTATtgctgtaaaatatatatcgattTCGCTCTAACTACTACTAATCAACCAAAATACGTGCTAagatatgaatatattattaaggGCATCATTCTAAGTTTTTATAGTCactcttttaaaaaaaaatgtacctaTTATCTTGTTACAATATTACagatttttgtatacaatttcattgtattatatatcaaaaattatacatataaatatgaCATCAGGTTAtgtatagaaaacaaaatttaaataaaagaaagtttttattaaaaagtgaaacatacatacatgACAGTATAAAATGacaacgaaacatttattactctaaaaacaaatatttacgaattatCACGTATACAGTTACCAAGTATAACGGCAACATCACTTAGTcgcaaattattttcgttaaattgGTTCGTTATCAAAAGTTCTTATATTTTCGATTcgctataatttatttaacaacgTTTTACGTCCGTCAACGAGATAAACTTTGATACGTATGATTTGTCAATTACATTTAAGGAACCATTTTGACgtctatttttctttgtcaTTTTTCGATACcttcaaatatttgagaatttttcgaaaaggtACACGAgtggttaaaaatataaacaagactTTTACGTGactaatatttttacgaattaaCAGGTTTATTTTTCTGGAAACATCCGTTACATTCTGAACGTATTGGTCAATACTAAAATTGGCAGTTTTTTAGTgtgaatattgtaaaaattgacgggtaaaattaaatggtatCGCGgtccctcaggggctgtagcatgcAAGTatcgggcttagcaaccccgaggtaccgtAGCTAGACGGGGGACGGAGGCCAGTGGGCCCAAACAGACGTGTACAAAACACAAGACTAAAATGCAATGTACAGAGTTACGATAATGCGAGCTGAGTCGGAATTAAGGATTTATGTAAGGAAAAGTAATGtcaagaaaaatagaaatagtatTGTGATGTATGGATTCCGTGCAATAACCAAAGTAACTGaagtttttttacttttttctgcatattcatataattttatatcgtaaTTATCATCAtcgaatttataattgttgatttgtacattaataattgactgatattgttttttaatttaaaaaaaaaaacaacaccACATAGAAAActgtggcgccatctctcgGCGAATCGCCCAAGTTCGTCGTGTAGTTTCCAGCTTCagctgctagatggcgccaccagaCACGGAAATGTTCAATACATAAATTATCtacttttctttatatacaaatgtaattttacattctaACTACCATAATTCAACTTGTAATTGTCAGTTAGTACactaataattttagaattggATTTCTAGTTTCAGTTGTTTTTCATGCACTGGTGTATCTCCCCAGAGACAGCGACCTCTGGATAACTTGGAAAAAATGGCTCGAATTGTTTTGAATCAACGGCATAGAGATAAATATCTAATTACTCAATAATGAGATTAATTAACACTCTTCAGTCAGAGTTTTATTATCACAATATTACATGGCATACGGAATTCGCAATATGTGGGTTATAGAAGACACTAaagcttttttcttttcaattttttcttacataaTAACAGGTAAATAAACACTCTACAATAATATCGTATTTGTAACTATAATCATCCTTACTTGaagtgaattatttatgaaaaacacTGCTTTACATAAGCttagtaattacaaaaaatctTACACAGCTTAAATTTTACTCATAGTATTTATACTCAAATATTACAGAcagtattgtaaatattactaCTACATACGTAATggtgaatttttaatgaattgcaaaatttaaatacgatcACACGATGctctaaatttaattatgaatccATGTTGGGTGTAGATGATTCTTCTACTTTTGATTCCAAAGAAAAGGGTGGAATTCTACAATCGAAAGCATATCCATCCTCTCTTTCCATTCTGAATGTGCCCC is a window from the Hylaeus volcanicus isolate JK05 chromosome 7, UHH_iyHylVolc1.0_haploid, whole genome shotgun sequence genome containing:
- the LOC128879489 gene encoding uncharacterized protein LOC128879489 produces the protein MEKENRRVNKAYCNLIKNQNEAHDWQADSKTLSDEKRMQGEKHFRIRMSNEEERKKEQSDGVLQTNTMFGPCTICHHPLGNINSSFNNHVPCSEGHMLCERCIQHFIIPSAPGCILCHPQFQQSNISLSRESNTSFNSIHTQTRTQVSRQQPKHYMHQRVQQCMPLNVEESYVKTWNQNHLTTSPNIEQNVLGYYNIQDSEESFDYEQIKDQSNTREEGNICKPKQQYSYYDLYQTKVNGQITSECSRRPIRCPRIDCAINVAFSALTHHFIFDHPEVPILNVEPGIKSTLIVSFSALSSHSSLCLALLLVSGKLSDPVARLFNGNQMNPKFRNRLPLPVLAARLHSRNHNVFADKSNNNKNFHEKDIIIAWVAGLDIGNTAEKLLCSIQAVDKIDSEGLRSLTYTGPVNSLRTAQCPEDIFSTGDCIVLHEGLLNHITSNCATLNVNVTVH